A single region of the Chryseobacterium culicis genome encodes:
- a CDS encoding lysylphosphatidylglycerol synthase transmembrane domain-containing protein, with protein MEKTSKSPVKSILTIVISLAFAGFFLWLALRGLDFKVIQKSLAKANYIWVLFASVFGLLAYWFRAIRWNLMLEPMGHRISNSNALWSISFGYLMNLTIPRSGEVARATALYGVEKVPVDKSFGTIILERVVDLVCMMGFLGLTLLFKYDAILSFYKNSGVNINPNKILLILSILIGGTVLFFVFKKKLSGIPFLGKVVNFIDGIFQGLTSIFKLKEKGKFILYTLGIWICYYLAAYLVCFALPETSGFTFADGFFIIVVGTLGMIIPASGGIGAYNLAMKYGFMALFISVGKSADFGGEMGLTYSFISLPLQIVIMLVMGLISIPMLAKARNAAVSDQEFEN; from the coding sequence ATGGAGAAAACATCAAAAAGTCCGGTAAAATCAATACTTACAATAGTGATATCGCTTGCTTTTGCAGGCTTTTTTTTATGGCTTGCCCTAAGGGGACTGGATTTTAAAGTCATTCAAAAGTCACTGGCTAAAGCCAATTATATTTGGGTATTGTTTGCCTCCGTATTTGGTCTTCTTGCTTACTGGTTCAGAGCCATCCGCTGGAATCTGATGCTGGAACCCATGGGACACAGAATTTCAAACTCCAATGCTCTTTGGTCTATATCATTTGGATACCTGATGAACCTTACCATTCCGAGAAGTGGTGAAGTAGCGAGAGCTACAGCTTTATATGGAGTGGAAAAAGTACCTGTAGACAAATCTTTTGGAACAATCATTTTGGAAAGAGTGGTGGATTTGGTTTGTATGATGGGATTTTTAGGATTGACCTTATTGTTTAAATATGATGCGATTCTGTCATTTTATAAAAACTCTGGAGTGAATATTAATCCTAATAAGATATTATTGATCCTTTCCATTCTGATAGGAGGGACAGTTTTGTTTTTTGTGTTTAAAAAGAAACTTTCAGGTATTCCGTTTTTAGGAAAGGTCGTTAATTTTATTGATGGGATTTTTCAAGGATTAACTTCTATTTTTAAATTAAAAGAAAAGGGAAAATTCATCCTTTATACATTAGGAATCTGGATTTGCTATTATCTGGCAGCCTATCTTGTCTGCTTTGCTCTGCCTGAAACTTCAGGATTTACCTTTGCAGACGGCTTTTTCATTATTGTAGTGGGAACATTGGGAATGATTATCCCTGCCAGTGGAGGAATCGGAGCCTATAATCTTGCGATGAAGTACGGTTTTATGGCCCTCTTTATTTCAGTAGGAAAAAGCGCAGATTTCGGAGGGGAAATGGGACTTACCTATTCCTTTATTTCTTTACCGCTGCAGATTGTGATTATGCTGGTAATGGGGTTGATCTCTATTCCTATGCTGGCAAAAGCAAGAAATGCTGCTGTTTCGGATCAAGAATTTGAAAATTAA
- a CDS encoding vWA domain-containing protein, whose translation MSRRLLAYFLLDTSGSMNGEPIQALNNGFNGLISMLRADPQAMDSLHVSVITFDREVKNIIPLTDLASFYPMEITCPDSGPTHTGAALEMVSELVQKELVKESADAKGDWQPLLFIFTDGKPSDIQKYRQMMPVIRGLEFGAIVGCAAGPKADEQFLKELTDHVVKLDTTDAITLSSFFKWVSSSITQGGHSQNTGENITLPPPPSELNIII comes from the coding sequence ATGAGCAGGAGATTATTAGCTTATTTTTTATTGGATACTTCAGGTTCTATGAACGGAGAACCTATTCAGGCATTGAATAACGGTTTCAACGGCCTTATCAGTATGTTGCGTGCAGACCCGCAGGCGATGGACAGTTTACATGTAAGTGTTATTACTTTCGATAGAGAGGTTAAGAATATCATACCCTTAACAGATCTGGCGAGTTTTTATCCTATGGAAATTACCTGTCCGGATAGTGGGCCAACTCATACCGGAGCTGCATTGGAAATGGTTTCTGAACTGGTTCAGAAAGAACTCGTAAAAGAATCGGCGGATGCAAAAGGAGACTGGCAGCCGTTACTTTTTATATTTACGGACGGGAAACCTTCGGATATCCAGAAATACAGACAAATGATGCCTGTGATCAGAGGTTTGGAATTTGGAGCCATCGTAGGGTGTGCAGCTGGTCCGAAAGCAGATGAACAGTTTCTGAAAGAACTGACGGATCATGTGGTAAAACTAGATACTACAGATGCCATTACGCTTTCTTCCTTTTTCAAATGGGTGAGTTCTTCCATTACACAGGGAGGACATTCTCAGAATACGGGAGAAAATATCACCTTACCTCCGCCACCATCGGAACTTAATATTATTATTTAA
- a CDS encoding TerD family protein, with protein sequence MAINLQKGQTIDLRKNDRGESVYDLSKVTIGLGWDVRKQGSGFFGKLFSKEAEYDLDAVAFLLDGNGKVANLGRTVQTNDGRQMGLYQGDVVFFNSMQHPSGNVWLTGDNRTGAGDGDDEQIIVRLDQLDQSYQKIVFIVTIYQGRTNNQHFGMIENAFIRAVDASGKEITKYSLSGDSSMNGKCAMVFAEAYRHNGDWKFRAVGEPHNTDNFIDILRQQYAYSN encoded by the coding sequence ATGGCAATTAATTTACAGAAAGGACAAACGATAGATTTAAGAAAGAATGACCGCGGAGAAAGCGTTTATGATCTTTCAAAAGTAACCATCGGTTTAGGATGGGATGTCAGAAAACAAGGCAGTGGATTCTTTGGGAAACTGTTCAGTAAAGAAGCTGAATATGACCTTGATGCAGTAGCTTTTCTTTTAGATGGCAACGGAAAAGTAGCTAATCTTGGAAGAACCGTTCAGACTAATGACGGAAGACAGATGGGACTTTATCAGGGAGATGTGGTTTTCTTCAATTCTATGCAGCACCCAAGCGGGAATGTTTGGCTTACAGGAGATAACAGAACCGGAGCCGGAGATGGAGATGATGAGCAGATTATTGTAAGGCTGGATCAGCTGGATCAAAGCTATCAGAAAATTGTATTCATTGTCACTATTTATCAGGGAAGAACCAATAACCAGCATTTCGGAATGATTGAAAATGCATTTATCCGTGCGGTGGATGCTTCAGGAAAAGAAATTACAAAATACAGCCTTTCCGGCGATTCAAGTATGAACGGAAAATGCGCCATGGTTTTTGCAGAGGCATACCGCCATAATGGTGACTGGAAATTCCGTGCTGTAGGTGAGCCGCATAATACTGATAACTTTATCGATATTCTGAGACAGCAGTACGCTTATTCCAACTAG
- a CDS encoding 3'-5' exoribonuclease domain-containing protein → MSYIMVDIESDGPIPGDFSMVCFGAVLVNEELDTTFYGKLKPISEKFNPDALAVSGFSREETMNFDDPEKVMLAFEDWIKIHSKGRPIFISDNNGFDWMFICWYFHHFIGRNPFGFSSRRLSDLFCGLEKDTFAQWKHLRKTEHTHNPVDDARGNAEVLLHMKEEMGLKIALK, encoded by the coding sequence ATGAGCTACATCATGGTCGACATAGAGTCAGATGGCCCTATTCCAGGAGATTTTTCCATGGTCTGCTTCGGAGCAGTACTTGTGAATGAGGAACTGGACACCACCTTTTATGGAAAACTGAAGCCTATTTCTGAAAAATTTAACCCTGATGCTTTAGCGGTTTCCGGTTTCAGCAGAGAAGAAACAATGAATTTTGATGATCCGGAAAAGGTAATGCTTGCCTTTGAAGACTGGATTAAAATACATTCTAAAGGCAGACCAATATTCATCAGTGATAATAATGGTTTCGACTGGATGTTTATCTGCTGGTATTTCCATCATTTTATCGGACGGAATCCTTTTGGCTTTTCTTCGAGAAGACTTTCTGATCTTTTTTGCGGACTGGAAAAAGATACTTTTGCCCAATGGAAACATCTGCGTAAAACCGAACATACCCATAATCCGGTAGATGATGCCAGAGGAAATGCAGAAGTTTTATTACACATGAAAGAAGAAATGGGACTAAAAATTGCATTAAAGTAA
- a CDS encoding helix-hairpin-helix domain-containing protein yields MKKTIKVVSVLDTAKSYEYVDENPIRGGVKDVYFSPDKEYVVAFYRSPLDEGQKERIKRIVSIYLQSIQNGNASEYFLNEIFGWPYDIVERDKLTGIVVPVYHHKFYFAKGYIGSDNIQGQDKVGKWFTAPMFRNQQYPLRLDQSELGDWLSYFQIAVNISRGVKKLHQMGLAHSDLSYNNILVDPVTKSACIIDIDGLVVPKLFPPEVIGTADFIAPEVLKTKHLSLQDPHRHLPNQKTDLHALAVLIYMYLLRRHPLRGGKIWDLDSENDEILSMGEKAMFVEHPENSSNQVKPDHLRKWDAFWGDPQQIPYTVTGPYISELFRKTFIDGLHDPIRRPTANEWETALLKTVDLIQPCHNSGCNEKWYVFDNTSNPKCPFCGTPHQGTLPILDLYFKFDDEVWKPENHRLMVYHNQYLFKWHVSRKVIRNENLTMPDKMPVGYFTFHQGKWVLVNQSLSGMKDVTEQKEIPPGSMVELTDGKKILLSAEEGGRLIYVTMANQ; encoded by the coding sequence ATGAAAAAGACCATTAAAGTTGTTTCTGTTCTGGACACAGCCAAATCCTATGAATATGTAGATGAAAACCCTATCAGGGGCGGAGTGAAAGATGTGTATTTTTCTCCCGATAAAGAATATGTGGTGGCTTTCTACCGAAGTCCTTTGGATGAAGGACAAAAAGAGAGGATCAAGAGAATTGTTTCTATTTATCTGCAGAGTATACAGAATGGAAATGCCTCAGAGTACTTTTTGAACGAAATATTCGGATGGCCTTACGATATTGTGGAAAGAGATAAGCTCACAGGAATTGTGGTTCCTGTTTACCATCATAAATTTTATTTTGCCAAAGGATATATCGGTTCAGATAATATCCAGGGACAGGATAAAGTGGGAAAATGGTTTACAGCTCCGATGTTCAGAAATCAACAATATCCTTTAAGACTGGATCAGTCAGAACTTGGAGATTGGCTGAGTTATTTTCAGATTGCGGTGAACATCAGCCGGGGAGTGAAAAAACTGCATCAGATGGGGCTGGCACATTCCGATTTATCTTACAATAATATTCTGGTGGATCCCGTTACAAAATCTGCCTGTATTATTGATATTGACGGGCTTGTTGTTCCAAAGCTGTTTCCGCCGGAAGTGATAGGAACAGCAGATTTTATTGCCCCTGAAGTGTTGAAAACAAAACATTTGAGTCTTCAGGATCCACACAGACATCTGCCTAACCAAAAAACAGACCTGCATGCCCTTGCTGTACTGATTTATATGTATCTGCTAAGAAGACATCCGCTCCGTGGAGGAAAAATCTGGGATCTGGATTCCGAAAATGACGAAATATTATCCATGGGTGAAAAAGCAATGTTTGTAGAACACCCGGAAAATTCTTCCAATCAGGTAAAACCCGATCATCTTAGAAAATGGGATGCATTCTGGGGAGATCCTCAGCAGATTCCTTATACCGTTACGGGTCCTTATATCTCAGAATTGTTCCGTAAAACATTTATAGACGGATTACATGATCCAATCAGGAGGCCTACTGCCAACGAATGGGAAACCGCTTTATTGAAAACCGTAGATCTGATACAGCCTTGCCATAATTCCGGCTGTAATGAAAAATGGTATGTTTTTGATAATACCAGCAATCCGAAATGTCCGTTCTGTGGAACTCCGCATCAGGGTACTTTACCCATACTAGACTTATATTTCAAATTTGATGATGAGGTATGGAAGCCGGAAAATCACAGGCTGATGGTCTATCATAATCAGTATTTATTCAAATGGCATGTTTCCAGAAAAGTGATAAGAAATGAAAACCTGACAATGCCGGATAAAATGCCTGTGGGATATTTTACATTCCATCAGGGAAAATGGGTACTTGTCAACCAAAGCTTATCAGGAATGAAAGATGTCACAGAACAGAAAGAAATTCCACCCGGTTCTATGGTTGAACTGACAGATGGAAAAAAAATACTGCTGTCTGCAGAAGAAGGGGGAAGGCTGATCTATGTAACGATGGCGAATCAGTAA
- a CDS encoding GNAT family N-acetyltransferase, translated as MNFDLQYKKADDTDIDFLLDLRMKTMNPHYETSGLSTDRETTLQRVLYQFEKADIILLDNQPVGLLKVDRTFTNIEVLQLQIDPSQQGKGLGKKILSDILEEASLAGKIVSLSVLKTNKAQHLYTSLGFKITGEDEYSYFMETERQ; from the coding sequence ATGAATTTTGACCTTCAATACAAAAAAGCTGATGATACCGATATTGATTTTCTTCTTGATCTGAGAATGAAAACCATGAATCCTCATTATGAGACTTCAGGACTTTCTACCGACAGAGAAACCACCCTGCAAAGAGTTCTGTACCAGTTTGAAAAAGCTGATATTATTCTTTTAGACAATCAGCCCGTCGGACTGTTAAAAGTAGACCGAACATTTACCAACATTGAGGTTCTGCAACTTCAGATTGATCCCAGCCAACAAGGTAAAGGTCTTGGGAAAAAGATTTTGTCAGATATTCTGGAAGAAGCTTCCTTAGCCGGAAAAATAGTATCATTAAGTGTCTTAAAAACCAATAAAGCACAACATCTTTACACCAGTCTTGGGTTTAAGATTACAGGGGAAGATGAGTATTCTTATTTTATGGAAACGGAAAGGCAGTAA
- the panD gene encoding aspartate 1-decarboxylase has product MLIEVFKSKIHRVRVTASDLNYIGSITIDEDLIEAAGLVVGERVYIVNVNNGERFDTYVIKGKRKSGEVCLNGPAARKVQKDDIIIIIAYAQMTPEEAKDFQPKIVFPDEKTNLLT; this is encoded by the coding sequence ATGCTAATAGAAGTTTTCAAGTCTAAGATTCATAGGGTGAGAGTAACAGCCTCTGACCTTAATTATATAGGGAGTATAACGATTGATGAAGATCTTATAGAAGCTGCCGGTCTGGTAGTGGGAGAAAGGGTCTATATCGTGAATGTAAATAACGGAGAACGTTTTGATACCTACGTGATCAAAGGGAAAAGAAAATCAGGAGAAGTTTGTCTGAACGGACCTGCAGCAAGAAAAGTACAGAAAGATGATATCATCATCATTATTGCTTATGCTCAGATGACTCCGGAGGAGGCAAAAGACTTCCAGCCGAAGATCGTTTTCCCGGATGAAAAAACAAACCTTCTTACGTAG
- a CDS encoding TerY-C metal binding domain-containing protein: MRRLPIYFLVDISESMVGEPIEQVQEGIANIIRDLKKDPYSLETVYISVIGFAGEAEVITPMQDIISFYPPKIPIGSGTSLSQGLIKVMDCIDRDIVKTTYERKGDWKPIVFLFTDGVPTDDATKAIERWNTKYNGKSNTIAVSIGENTNYKLLGSLADHVLLFNNSDENSYKEFFKWVTDSIKTTSQSVTEAKKEGINLSKIDSLILEKVDPEMEQKFPDNNFVVLNGKCQETEKLYLMKFKKAFAESSIPGMATRYYRLDGAYKIDEKAYYRLSSNQKTHLKINIEELDGGTSCPHCANPIALATCSCGGIHCLRGEGYSKCPWCGTSDYYGFSGGGFDINRTLG; the protein is encoded by the coding sequence ATGAGAAGACTGCCTATTTATTTTTTAGTAGATATCTCCGAATCTATGGTAGGAGAACCTATTGAGCAGGTACAGGAAGGTATCGCCAATATCATCAGGGATTTGAAAAAAGATCCCTATTCACTCGAAACGGTTTACATTTCTGTTATTGGTTTTGCAGGGGAAGCTGAAGTCATTACTCCAATGCAGGATATTATCAGCTTTTATCCCCCTAAGATTCCAATTGGAAGCGGAACGTCACTTTCACAGGGCTTAATCAAAGTAATGGATTGTATCGACAGAGATATTGTGAAAACCACCTATGAGAGAAAAGGCGACTGGAAACCTATTGTTTTCCTCTTTACGGACGGAGTGCCTACCGATGATGCTACCAAAGCCATTGAACGATGGAATACCAAATACAATGGAAAATCCAATACGATTGCCGTATCTATAGGAGAAAATACCAATTATAAACTTCTTGGTTCTCTGGCAGATCATGTTTTGCTGTTCAATAATTCAGATGAAAATTCCTATAAAGAGTTTTTCAAGTGGGTAACGGACTCTATTAAAACTACCAGCCAGAGTGTTACAGAAGCAAAAAAAGAAGGCATTAATTTATCTAAAATTGATTCCCTTATTCTGGAAAAAGTAGATCCTGAAATGGAACAGAAATTTCCGGACAATAATTTTGTAGTACTGAACGGAAAATGTCAGGAAACTGAAAAGCTTTATCTGATGAAGTTTAAAAAAGCATTTGCGGAATCCAGCATACCGGGAATGGCTACACGGTATTACAGATTGGATGGTGCCTATAAAATTGATGAAAAAGCGTACTACAGACTTTCTTCAAATCAGAAAACCCACCTTAAAATCAATATAGAAGAACTGGATGGAGGAACTTCATGTCCTCACTGTGCCAATCCCATTGCACTGGCTACCTGCTCATGCGGAGGAATTCATTGTCTGAGAGGAGAAGGATACAGTAAATGTCCATGGTGCGGAACGTCGGATTATTACGGTTTTTCCGGAGGTGGATTTGATATTAACAGAACTTTGGGCTAA
- a CDS encoding TerD family protein: MAINLQKGQKIEIGLTKMTIGLGWDPNEGTGYDFDLDASAIMIDSDRKLVSEEYFVFYNNLNSPDGALTHTGDDPSGKNSDGDDDEAIVIDLDKVDSRVEEILFVVTIEDFERRRQNFGQVRNSYIRVVDNHSNQEIAKYELDEDFSIETGVEFGRLYKRNGSWKFEASGIGYRADLGFFLEKYYKGQIIK; encoded by the coding sequence ATGGCAATTAATCTACAGAAAGGGCAAAAGATCGAGATAGGATTAACTAAAATGACGATTGGATTAGGCTGGGATCCGAATGAAGGAACCGGCTACGATTTTGACCTGGATGCTTCTGCAATCATGATTGATTCTGACAGAAAATTAGTAAGTGAAGAATACTTTGTTTTTTACAATAACCTGAATTCTCCGGACGGAGCGCTTACCCATACAGGAGATGATCCTAGTGGTAAAAACAGTGATGGTGACGATGATGAAGCGATCGTTATAGATCTTGATAAAGTAGATTCAAGAGTGGAAGAGATTCTTTTTGTGGTTACTATTGAAGATTTTGAAAGAAGAAGACAAAATTTCGGACAGGTTAGAAACTCCTATATCAGAGTAGTAGATAATCATTCAAACCAGGAAATTGCAAAATATGAACTGGATGAAGATTTCTCCATTGAAACAGGAGTAGAGTTCGGAAGGCTGTACAAAAGAAACGGAAGCTGGAAATTTGAAGCTTCAGGAATAGGATACAGAGCAGATCTGGGCTTCTTCCTTGAGAAATACTACAAAGGACAAATCATCAAATAA
- a CDS encoding PP2C family serine/threonine-protein phosphatase — MEQAVIYKEKEEFKDVHWALKNASAKQFYEFPLDMDDFPNIKIQNIGNLEEAGLTFENNTISGTPVTNNMYHLDVQFYHIHDQSQIETKKIQLFVNADPKDLWKNIPSDKNAIFYKSEEDSFKGLFSDKKIVVASKRGRFHAHEGKFREDDFAVNTFPAGWNIVSVSDGAGSATAAREGSKLATTTINQFFSSEEILNQIENNINRLYAAQSSNEEQSEAKQNVIHILSEGVLSVYQALEKSAAENSLSVNDLHATLIFALLKKFSFGYVILSFGVGDCPINLINTDFSEVKLLNKMDVGEFGGGTRFITMKEIFNDTMASRFRITCVKDFSYLVLMTDGIYDPKFITENKLEDTESWKSLFEDLAGNNDDRTKADFMNDDKINEELLIWSDFWSRGNHDDRTLAIIY; from the coding sequence GTGGAACAAGCTGTAATTTATAAAGAAAAAGAAGAATTCAAAGATGTTCATTGGGCATTGAAGAATGCCAGTGCTAAACAGTTTTATGAATTTCCTCTTGACATGGACGATTTTCCGAACATAAAAATTCAGAATATCGGGAATCTCGAAGAAGCAGGACTTACTTTTGAAAACAATACCATTTCAGGAACTCCGGTAACCAACAATATGTACCATCTGGATGTTCAGTTTTATCACATTCATGATCAAAGTCAGATTGAAACAAAAAAGATCCAGCTGTTTGTCAACGCAGATCCGAAAGATTTGTGGAAAAATATTCCCAGTGATAAAAATGCCATTTTTTATAAATCTGAAGAAGACTCATTCAAAGGTTTATTTTCAGATAAAAAAATTGTTGTGGCTTCCAAAAGAGGGCGCTTCCATGCTCATGAAGGAAAATTCCGGGAAGATGATTTTGCAGTAAATACTTTTCCTGCAGGCTGGAATATTGTTTCTGTTTCAGATGGAGCAGGTTCGGCAACAGCAGCAAGAGAAGGTTCAAAACTGGCTACAACAACAATCAATCAGTTTTTCAGTTCAGAAGAAATTTTAAATCAGATTGAAAATAATATCAATCGTCTTTATGCTGCCCAATCCTCTAATGAAGAACAATCGGAAGCCAAACAAAATGTTATACATATTTTATCGGAAGGTGTTTTATCTGTTTATCAGGCTTTGGAAAAATCCGCAGCAGAAAACTCTCTTTCTGTGAATGACCTGCATGCAACACTTATTTTTGCTTTGCTTAAAAAGTTCAGTTTCGGATATGTTATTCTAAGTTTTGGAGTAGGAGACTGCCCGATTAACCTCATCAATACCGACTTTTCTGAAGTTAAACTTTTAAATAAAATGGATGTGGGAGAATTTGGTGGAGGTACCCGCTTTATCACGATGAAAGAAATTTTCAACGATACAATGGCTTCCCGCTTCAGGATTACCTGTGTTAAGGATTTTTCATACCTCGTGCTGATGACCGATGGTATTTATGACCCTAAATTTATCACAGAAAACAAACTGGAAGACACTGAAAGCTGGAAATCACTTTTTGAAGACCTTGCCGGAAATAATGATGACCGGACGAAAGCTGATTTTATGAATGATGATAAAATTAACGAAGAACTTTTGATCTGGAGTGATTTCTGGAGCAGAGGAAATCACGATGACCGTACATTGGCAATAATCTATTGA
- the tyrS gene encoding tyrosine--tRNA ligase, giving the protein MIHSLQENVAIILPENGLEEKLAQAKKENRKLSIKLGFDPTAPDLHLGHAVVLKKLKQFQDLGHQIIIVVGSFTARIGDPTGKNKARQPLSAEDVQHNAQTYINQLSKVIDVQKTKIVFNSDWLDTLDFSEVIQLLSKVTVAQLMHRNDFNKRFTENTPIAMHELVYPILQGFDSVKIECDIEMGGTDQLFNCTMGRQLQEVHQMPAQIVMCMPLLRGLDGKEKMSKSLNNIIGLTDEPNEMFGKTMSIPDALIEEFINLATDFSMEEKTALFSGIAKGENPMDIKKQIAKNIITQYHDAASAENAEQFFINQFQNKNFEEKKYEPVSISSLGNIRNRISLVELCHHLKSDLSKSAIRRLIENGGVQINNSKITDSNEEMELIPQTKIKIGKRGFFELI; this is encoded by the coding sequence ATGATTCATTCATTACAAGAAAATGTGGCCATCATCCTGCCTGAAAATGGGCTGGAAGAAAAATTAGCCCAAGCCAAAAAGGAAAATAGAAAACTTTCCATCAAGTTAGGATTTGATCCTACGGCTCCGGATCTTCATCTGGGACATGCCGTGGTATTAAAAAAACTGAAGCAGTTTCAGGATCTGGGACATCAGATTATCATTGTGGTAGGAAGTTTTACTGCCAGAATTGGTGATCCTACCGGAAAAAACAAAGCACGACAACCCTTAAGTGCTGAAGATGTACAACACAATGCCCAGACGTATATCAATCAACTTTCCAAGGTCATTGATGTTCAGAAGACAAAGATTGTGTTCAATTCTGACTGGCTGGACACGCTGGACTTTTCTGAGGTAATCCAGTTACTTTCAAAAGTTACCGTTGCCCAGTTGATGCACCGCAATGATTTTAATAAAAGGTTTACAGAAAATACACCTATCGCCATGCATGAACTGGTATACCCAATTCTTCAGGGTTTTGATTCTGTAAAAATTGAATGTGACATTGAAATGGGCGGCACAGATCAGCTTTTTAACTGTACCATGGGAAGACAGCTTCAGGAAGTACACCAGATGCCTGCTCAGATTGTGATGTGTATGCCATTGCTGAGAGGTCTTGACGGAAAGGAAAAGATGAGCAAATCTCTGAACAATATTATCGGACTTACGGATGAACCTAACGAGATGTTTGGAAAAACCATGTCTATTCCGGATGCATTGATTGAAGAATTCATCAACCTGGCTACGGATTTTTCCATGGAAGAAAAAACAGCACTTTTTTCCGGAATAGCAAAAGGGGAAAATCCCATGGATATTAAAAAACAGATCGCTAAAAACATCATTACCCAATACCACGATGCTGCTTCAGCAGAAAATGCAGAACAGTTTTTTATCAATCAGTTTCAGAATAAAAATTTTGAAGAGAAAAAGTATGAGCCTGTTTCTATAAGTTCTTTGGGAAATATTAGAAACAGGATATCTCTTGTGGAACTTTGTCATCATCTTAAAAGTGACCTCAGCAAATCGGCAATCCGGAGACTGATTGAGAATGGAGGAGTTCAAATCAATAACAGTAAAATAACGGACTCCAATGAAGAAATGGAACTGATCCCTCAAACCAAAATAAAGATCGGGAAAAGGGGCTTTTTTGAGCTGATATAA